The Natrinema salaciae genome includes a window with the following:
- a CDS encoding sulfatase, translating into MRSCVLITIDCLRRDHVGCYGYHRNTTPNIDELAASGTRYQYSYANAPGTAWALQTLLTGVYTHQINGFGLLNPDDLLIPSRFNSNGYSTAGFANNGWLSRDYDYHRYFDRFRGVKDYTDDQKPIIRFGHAFDDKINSQYVRQNVFRPIYEYIQGFRGSLSRSYREGVVDADLCDDAIEWIETQQKRGNSFFAWIHLMNAHSPWSRWDSHLQAIRGDTDIDHIIDAKRYVSEGESPSDAVIDTYDAAIRSADEQVGRLKSVLNDDASVVITGDHGEEFGEYGNYHNLSLYSSMTRVPLIVKSPELPTGVVNEFPAQHVDVAPTLADLFDHEYHPDWSGGSLLSTNRSLDSPIRFAVDTTNPRRGVREGRFKYIESDRGVDTGLFADGHEQHDSIDVRDEYPAKFSEYRKRMAKFRDWMAENKITDENTTLKRSSDDLSSEVQSNLEDLGYLD; encoded by the coding sequence ATGAGATCATGCGTGCTAATAACCATTGATTGTTTACGCAGAGATCACGTCGGTTGCTATGGGTACCATCGAAATACGACTCCCAACATCGATGAACTCGCCGCTTCAGGGACAAGATACCAATACAGTTACGCCAACGCGCCAGGGACCGCCTGGGCACTTCAAACGCTTCTCACCGGCGTATATACGCACCAGATCAATGGATTCGGTCTCCTAAACCCCGACGATCTACTGATCCCATCGCGATTCAATTCGAACGGATATAGTACCGCCGGCTTCGCGAATAACGGTTGGCTCTCACGTGATTATGACTATCACAGATATTTCGACCGGTTTCGTGGTGTGAAAGATTACACTGATGATCAGAAACCGATAATCCGGTTCGGTCATGCATTCGACGATAAAATAAATAGCCAATATGTCCGCCAAAACGTTTTCAGGCCAATTTACGAGTATATCCAAGGTTTCCGCGGTTCTCTCTCGAGGTCATATAGGGAGGGAGTCGTGGACGCTGACCTCTGTGACGATGCTATCGAATGGATCGAAACACAACAAAAGAGGGGGAACAGCTTCTTTGCGTGGATTCATTTGATGAATGCACACAGTCCTTGGTCGCGTTGGGACAGCCATTTACAGGCGATTCGGGGCGATACGGATATCGACCATATCATCGACGCTAAACGTTATGTCTCCGAGGGTGAATCACCGTCAGACGCCGTGATCGATACGTACGATGCTGCGATCCGAAGCGCGGACGAGCAAGTTGGCCGCTTGAAATCGGTTCTCAATGATGACGCGAGCGTTGTGATTACTGGTGATCACGGAGAGGAATTCGGTGAATACGGGAACTATCACAATCTATCCCTTTACAGCTCAATGACAAGGGTACCGTTGATCGTGAAGTCACCAGAACTCCCTACTGGGGTTGTCAACGAATTTCCCGCGCAACACGTAGATGTCGCACCAACGCTTGCGGATCTCTTTGATCACGAGTACCACCCAGATTGGAGTGGTGGCTCCCTGCTCAGCACGAATCGGTCGCTTGATTCACCAATTCGATTTGCCGTTGATACGACGAATCCACGACGCGGAGTAAGAGAAGGTCGGTTCAAGTATATCGAATCTGATCGAGGGGTCGATACAGGACTATTCGCTGATGGACATGAACAGCACGATTCGATCGATGTCCGTGACGAATACCCGGCGAAATTCAGCGAATACCGGAAACGGATGGCGAAGTTTCGGGATTGGATGGCTGAGAATAAGATCACAGACGAAAATACAACCCTCAAACGGAGTAGCGATGATCTGTCCTCTGAAGTTCAATCAAATTTAGAAGATCTAGGTTATCTTGACTGA